Below is a genomic region from Burkholderia pseudomultivorans.
GGAACTGCGTCGCGACGCGCGCATCCTCGAAATAGGTGCGGTCGGCGAGCTTCAGTTCGCGCGGTTCGCGGTCGAGTTCGCGGATCGCGCGCTGCGTGAAGTGCTCGGGCAGGAAGTACAGGTGGATGAAATGCATCTCGCCGCGCACCCACCAGCGCGATTCGTGATCGCCCGGCAGCGCGCACAGCAGGCTCGGCGCGCCGTAGCGCGGCACGCGCTCGCGCTCGGTCCGGTAGCCGCCGTCGAGATAGCACGACAGCGTGTGATGGCCGGGCTGCGCGTAGATCGTCTCGGCTTCGTCGGTGATCCGTGTCCATTCGGCGATCGCGAGATGGTCGCCGAGCCACGCGAAGCGCTCGAGCGTCGCGTTCGCCTCGGCGAGCGTGCGGCAAACCGACTGCAGGCCGAACGGGATGTCGGCGCCGGCCAGCGCGGCGGCGCGATCGACGGGCGGGGCGGAAAGGGACGGACTCATGATGCGCCGAGTATAAGCGCGTGCGCGCCGGCGCGCCCGGCCTCGCGAAAAAGACCGCAATTCCGGACAATCGCCGCATGTCGCGCGGCGGCATAGTCGGAGTCCGTTTCACCCGATTCCGTGTTTGTCGACCGCCATGAACCTGTCGCTCTATATCGTCACCGTGCTGATCTGGGGAACCACCTGGATCGCGATCAAATGGCAACTCGGCGCCGTGCCGCCGCCC
It encodes:
- a CDS encoding helix-turn-helix domain-containing protein, with the translated sequence MSPSLSAPPVDRAAALAGADIPFGLQSVCRTLAEANATLERFAWLGDHLAIAEWTRITDEAETIYAQPGHHTLSCYLDGGYRTERERVPRYGAPSLLCALPGDHESRWWVRGEMHFIHLYFLPEHFTQRAIRELDREPRELKLADRTYFEDARVATQFRSLALERWDDADGRLRVNETAHEVLSLLLHGQSTTRTDASFRGGLAPAVRRRVRDYIDTYLSQPLTLGELADVAALSEYHFSRMFRLSFGRAPHAWVAEQRLARARLLLRTTALPLAQIAAECGYANAGHFSHRFRDAHGTTPNTYRRAMRGG